The nucleotide sequence AGTTATGTGTTGTTCGCAGTTTCTGTCAACAATTGTTGACAATTGTTTAACTTGCGTACCGGAAACGCTTAAGTCATTCTTTGGACTTGACAATGATGTGAACTGATGTTACATTATTGTTAAGgaaaaaatgtttcatcttAAGACAGACGTTATATTCTTTATTCTTATAATCTATCATAAAAGAGAAATGAAATAGGTCTAAAACTGTTCTTGAATGTTGCATCATTAAGTTGCTCAAACCGCAATCGAAGTCACGAGTGAAGATATAGTTTTTCAATGATCACgattgaaatgaaatacgatCTCTGAAATTAACCAATGTTCGGTTCAGTTTACCGTTTCCTGTACGAAATTTATTGGCTAGATTAAGAACCTCTTGTCATAAACTTTTTCATCGAATAAAATTTCGTTTGTTCGTTCGTTTTATACTGACTTTCGGAGTTGTATtggaattattatttatttctctaAATACACCCTTTTAGAAACGCACGTTTGCTACGCTGCTACCCATGGAAAACCCTCACGTAGTTTTGATTGCTGATGCTGTAGCTATGATTTTGGGGAAGTTTATCAAgactgttttaaagtttattatataCTCATGTTTCAGAGCAAACGTTTTATGAAGATCCatcaatgaacttttattaatgcatctTTGTTCTAAATAATAACAGTAAATGCacgattgttttttttttaaattaaaattgaactgCCATTTATAAATGACCAAATTACATTGGTCGCCATTTTTGAAGGAACATTTGAAAGGTCGGACGTGTAGCATAAAAATGTGAATTAACCTtggatttaaaacattttaaaacaagtttaagagtttgtttcatgatacatgggtaTTCAATCACCTTTCACTCTCTGGAATCAGTTTGATTCGATTGAAGACGGTGCGTTTTCCTGGGAAGACcagacttgttttttttaacaaatttaaggctTGGTATAGTAAACAAAACATCAGTCATTTTTTTGTGAAGTTCATTTtacaaagtaaaacattttaaaaagatatttgattAATGATAAAACTGTACATTTAGCTTGAAAAAAggacaattgtttttttaataaacggttatgtttattttcataaacattttaatataaacatatttttactatCAAAACACTATTTTGGCTAAATTTACTGGTTTATATGTGATGAGTTTAGTATTGATCAAGGGGAAGCAACtacaattgatttaaaagtagttcttatagttgaaatttgtattttgcagtttagtttaatttagtttgcagtgaaaataatcACTGTTGTTATTCACTGATAACACTctatatttcatcgtaaagcatggcAGAATACAtggaaaacaaaaaatcaaaatacatcaGTATTTTCTTTCAGGCGACAATTCAGGTATCCGATGTAAAATGGGCGTGTCGTTTCAACGAGTCAGTGGTCACaatgattaattttaatgcCACGTGACCCAATACATTTTTGCTACCATTTTAAGGGCAAAAAAAGCttgtttgttacattttttctCTTCTCTTGTAAACGAACTCAAAATATTATGGGGTCGCCAGGTTTCCAAAATGCCAAAAATCGTACATTGAATACCTTGAGTATTTTTGAAGGTTATTTGACAGACTCAGACTGTTTATATGTAGCGATGTACATACAAAATGCGCGTGCATATTATGCTCAAAAGCTTCTACTCTATGTCACCAGTCAAATGCTTAGTCAAGAAGGAACTACACCTGTGTCCCGTCTCTTTGGTCGTTGTATACAATTTAAAGGTGGAATTTCATGTTCTAAAGGCTCTGACTAAGATGTAGTTGACTTGGAGTAGAtctttaaacatacaaaagcCCACTAAGTTTATTTACAACTATGGTAAAATCTTCAATTTCGGCTTtgctgttttaatttaaaaatgatgtatttttgtgtttttcgaAGACATATCCATAccatatcaaatatgtttttgtaagtgATTAGTAAATATCATTTCACCTACATATTAGGGTAGGTAGGAGttcatatttgcaaaatatgaaaaaaacgaGTAGtgataaaacattcaataagcATCCAAATGATGAACACGATGAATAATCTTATGCAGTTGTGAAATCCTTCgcatcatacatatataatctTCTAAATTATATCTTATTCTACCACTTATTTGTATAAGAAAACTTATCCGGAGAGAAACAGTATAAGCTCTGCTTTCGTTGTTAACCTGTTTGGTTTCTTGGCTTGTCGCAAGCTCCaacatcggtaacttccctttgcTGGCATCAcgcatatcacgtgatgatgatgaggatgatgatgatgaggaggggAAGAGGTGGAGGAGGATGAGGATCAAAAGCACatgagaacatttattttataataagattttgtatgaaaacaatttgtatacatgtatacacgtatTTATGCAACGTTTTATTGGGTTTTCATTCAATAGCACTGTTTTCCAAGTTAAGATatgttatattcaaatatttgttttgatgttttttacttatttttatatgaagaaagacataacacatattaaataaattggaGAAATGTAAAATTCATGATACTTAATGAACCaattaatacaacaaaatacaaacGCTTAAACTTCATGTGTATAAATCTTTATGAATTCTGTCTGCTTGGACATCTTTTTTCAATGTGACTTTCTGTATGCTCCGCTGTCATGATTTCTTCATGAATAACTCTTAAAAAGAACCAGGTAAAACGATATTGGCcaaattgttaaataatgtaATCGCTGACGGACAACTATTGACTGATCaagcaatatttacacctcaacttcaagtccttaaatgaacagtttccggttacagtcgggtcgttcaaTTTatagaatgggtaagaaaggattactgaaaagTATTCTTAACAAAggaaataaagcattttttttaacaattcttgaattaaataatgaacaattggtgtaaatataaggaatgaaatgCGGGGACGATGTCGGAcaccacacactttgaccagcccaattgcgttcataccccgataatgacaccaatcccgcaattcattcattaaatgaacatGGGGAACTTATAATACAATgccaatggaaactacagagacaagcccaatcGCAAACGCAGTGATCATTCCTGTCGAAAATAGCTGGATTTCAGCTACAtaagttttgcaaaatagcatttcgacgtagcatttatcTAAAACACActattgtgttttaaaacatcaaagttaatgttgatttgtaaaatatgatcgaaagcatttaaaacaatgaaaacaataagaaaataaaaaaggccaTCTGAAGGAGCATTGTCAAGAAGAAAGATTTGAACAGCTTTGGAAAAACAAAACCCCTAATCAAACTCTTGTAAATACCGCACTGTAAGCGGGGTAGAccgcgctatgtttcatttaaaatagtgaagtttttttatatatatattttaatattcaatatttgtccTGCCAAGCAATTGAAGCAATTTGAAGAAAAGCGACATAAAACTCAATTAGGTTAGTTTTTGTGgctttcaaatgaaaacataatagAAATGTAGCAAACATGTTTATCAGTTAATGTCAGCTAAATACAACTTTCCATGAAATGTCTTTAGGCTAACTTGTTATTTAACTTCAGGGGTCGACACTTACAATATTCCTAAGGGATTATGAAGGGACATCACCAGCTGTAATCAAGTGGCCGTTCTTGAAGTCAGGTCAATTTGcgttttgttttatgtgttttaatgaGCTTTCATAtgcctgttgttgttgtttttttaaaaaataattttacatgacGTTGTATGTGGTAGAAGGGCTCTTAAAGTATTCAGCGTCAGTAAGAAACCACACGAGGCAAATAGTCGAATATTAACCTTTTTATAACTGTAAAAACTTAAATTCACAGGCATGGCAAAATACAAAGCAACAAGTGTTTACTTTATTGCATGGTCTACGGTGTAAGGGAGATAAATATGTACTAGCGCTATTTCTTCTcttttaaggaaaataataatttcaaaaacagacAAATTAGTACGACTGTTTTGGGCACTATATCAAGGTTTAGtaaattcaaaaacaacatcTCTAATCCGAAATATGTATGGTAATTcgacaaaaaatatgaaaataacacaatCACAATACAATCACTTTTAAAAAGTGACTTCAACTGTTaaatgaatagaaaaaaaacgcattaTTTATACGCATGATaccatgaaatgaaataaatgtgttttgagaATAGTTTTCTCTCGCTACAAAAGTAACCAAAAGGTATTAATAAGTGTAAAGCTAATTTCACAGTACAAAATCAGAAAGATATGCAGGATGCCTTCTTGGGCGTTTAGGTCTAGAACTGATATCAGAACCAAATAGGGGTTTATCTTTTTCATGTGGAGATGATTGCGGTTCGTCAACTTCAGATGATTGTAGTAAAATAGGCTGACTAATGACGATTGGAACTAGACCTGCAGAATCAGGCGGACGTTTGGGTTAGTCAACCTTGGCGGAATTTCAGCCGGCGCTGGTGGTTGGGAGTCACAGCACTGCGGTTCACACTCGAAGTCCAACTCATTATCAGAATCTGCATGAATTATTGGTCGATCCGTAGAGTTGATATCACTCGGTAATGGGTATCACTCACTTTGCTTCACTTTATTAGAAGTAGCGTGGATTTGATTTCcgattaattgtttaataaaacaccaCTCCATATCACACGATACAACGAGATATCTGTTTCTAACATTAAGTTTGCTTTTGTCGGAATAAAGATACACTAGGTCAGCGACACGAACGTAATCCGGCTGGCTTGTAGATTCTCCAGTCCGCTTTTATTTTTCACTATATGCatgatttttgttgtttaagaaTGATATCCCTATCTGAAACTGGTATTTGGTCGTGCGTTAACTCAGATCTATGTGTTTACAGCTCCCGCGAGGAGAGACCTGATTTACGTTAACGCGAGTCGAGCCAAGCAAAATAGATAGATATTTGAGACATGGTCCCCACCTGGTTTAAACTGAACAAGTTCACTTTCAAGTTCTTGTACAGCTTTCTCAGCAACTGGATGTTTGTTGACATTCTTTTTGCGTCATATTTCAAGCACAGTGTTAAGTCTTTAAAACGTGTCATCTGAACGTAAAGCcactaaattattttatttttattttaagcgagAATCAAGAAAATTTCCTATTGTTATCAAATTTCCTGAAAAGCGAATCTGTTAAAATCTAAAAGAATCCAACGTGGCGTATATATTTAACATGCGGTAGAAGAcccatattaaaataaatatttaaataagtcaGCAGCCGTGTACAACTACCTAACTCTTACACTAACATGTATAGTTTTGGACAATATAAAAGTAGTCTTGTACGTTGATTATTAAAcgacatttaaaattaaatcagaGTCAACCATCGCCAAATTAAGGTGACCGACAATGCACAACTCGTTTCGAAAACAGATATCCCCGCCATTAATCATCGATAATATCATATGCATAAAGGTCATCATCAGGTCCGTATTGTCtggaaatattaatataataatataattgtatttctttCAGTGAAATATTCAAGGAGTGTAACCCACATACGTAATAAGACCTTTATATCGTTTGAGATCTTAAAATGTACTCATATTGGGAACAATGTATAAGTGTTTCTGTATTTGTGGACTATTACACTTTAAGAATTTATGCAAACAAACTAAAATTCACTAAAGCTTTTACGCCGTCAAAAAGACTCTCAGAGATAAAGTTGTCAGTGCATGTTCTTCTCTAACGCTGCAAGAACGCCACCAATTTCAGTTTGAGTTAAATATTTTCCCAATCCATTGGCTAACTGTTAACATTAGGTCACTGATTGTATTAAAAACACACCATTTCCCCCACATCTGCATAACTTATAACCAACACGAAATTATTGATGATAACACAAGTTATTAGAAAATATACGAGCTATTCGCCTCAGTACCGAGTGTAGTGGGCGAGGTAACTGATTTGCCACATGTTGTAAAGGTCAACTTTCAATTGCTAGCGTGCGTTAAACGTTACAGATATGTAATCTatctgcacgctagttattgaacagttAGGCTCCGCCGTCTTGTAACGCTGGCGTGCGTTAAAAGTTACAGAGATGTTATCTAtatgcacgctagttattgaacggttaagctccgccgTGTTTGTAACGCTCGAGTGCGTTAAGCGTTACAGAGATGTAATCTATccgcacgctagttattgaacagttAAGCTCCGCCGTCTTGTAACGCTAGCGTGCGTTAAACAACACAGAGATGTAATCTatctgcacgctagttattgaaagGTTAAGCTACGCCGTCTTGTAACTCTGGCGTGCGCTAAAAGTTACAGATATATTATCTatctgcacgctagttattgaacggttgAGCTCCGCCGTCTTGTAACGAATCGGATATGGGGCTTAATGTATAGACGAAAGCAAAGGAAATTCTGTCAAACGAGGTACAACTAATTTGATAGCGGTTGGACTGTACTCCCAAATGTGTTcgaagcattttattttattacaataggGTTCTCTGCacaaagttgttttatttccatcAGTAAAATATCCAAAAGGCCTTGagcattgtatttaaaaaaagccaTCGGAAAGTAACTTTTCAAAATCGTTTTCCGAAGTTGATTTTAAACAGATTTTCCCATAGTAAGACCTGGTTATTAATATGACGAAcctcgttgttcgggcgggcgggcgaTCGGCCGAGCGGCAGGGCGGCCAGGCGGAGTCAAACTCATCTATGAAAccgaataactttagttagagtTGACATATCTTAACTAAACTtagtctataggaagagtttatggatacctttcctgggattgcgtttggggaccctagggtcaaggtcactgttacttaaaacagaaacacggttgaaattaaataacttttgttagggtccacatatcttgaccaaacttgatataaaggaaaaaaatatggatacctttcacgggattgcgtttggggtccctagggtcaatgtcactgttactaaaaatagaaaaaacagttgaaactgaataactttagtcagggtccacatatcttgaccaaacttggtataaaggaagagtgtATGGATACCTTTCGTGGAATTGCGTTTGgcgtccctagggtcaaggtcactgtaaaaagaatggttgaaactgaataactttagtcagtgTGAACatatctttaccaaacttggtcttTAGGAAGACTATATTGAtatctttcatgggattgcgtttggggtccctagcgTCAAGGTCAAGCCTACTGTTAGTAAAAATAGGAAAACGGTGTAAACTGAATAATatagttaggattgacatatcttgacccaacttggtataaaggaagagtttatggataccttttatgggattgcgtttggggtccctagatttaaggtcaatgtcactattactaaaaacagaaaaatggttgatactgaataactttagttagggttgacatatcttgaccaaacttggtgtaaaggaagagtttacggattcctttcatgggattgcatttggggtccctagggtcaaggtcactattattaaacaaagaaaaacagacacaggctgaagttcttctgtcaatcattaaaaaccttgTTTCGTCGCATttcggcgtttcttgtttaagATTCAAATAGTGAATTCAAAACCTCACAATTTCATTCACTTAGactgacatattttatttgagtAATTCATAATAGGTTGGACAATAGTTGTAGATATGATTATGTTTACCAGTTTAACCCCATCCCAAGTGAAATATTGATTCACTGAGCGTCCAAGACGGTTACAAAAACACTGtttcaacacatttatattgacatttaaaagtttatGGAACCTTCGTCTATTGCCATGTGGCGTAGTTAGTCTCGTTTGATAAGTATCAATGTGTCATGTAACCTTGTgacttttaacattattttgcttAACCCTGGTGCAATTTCCATTCCTATTAAATTATTTGCTCAACGGTGAGTAATCAAatgctttatttcttttttgttcgTGCATTGTTTTTCGACTATAAACATTGCCGGTCATTTTCCACTGAAAGTAAAAGTTCAACAACCAGCGacaaaaatgatattgtgtGGTTTTTGTATTGTGTGGTTACATATACTATTGTGATTCCTTTAAAACAATTGCGACCTTCGgacaattatttttactgaaaCAATGCGGAGTAGAATCCACGTATGATAGTACTAGTTCGTGACACATTCCTGACTCCCAACATTTATGAATATGCTGCTTTAGATTATTGCAATGTCGTACATGAACGCGCAGGTGTAATGGATAAGTATTGTCGGTATCATTTGATTTCTGGTTTCGGTAAGTTGTTCGTCTGGTTTTCTAACAGCTGATATTATATAAGTTGTATCAATCTTTTACTTTTGTAGTTCTCGCGTTCTTCAAACTTGGATAAGGGTCTGTGGTAAAAGAATGTAAAGTAGACGACGAGTACTAGTAGTTATGCTAGAAGCGGAAGTAGTTTTATCTCATGTTTTCCGGtggtttttgaaatataacggTGAATTATATCTCGATAAACTCATCGTTTAAAACACTGAGTTAATCGAAAAAGTCATTTCACTTTTTTCTCAGAGtttaattgtttcattgttaCAAAAGTAACATAAACACTTTCAATGCCGGGAAGAACATGCAATGCTGTCATTAAATTTCGTTTCCAGTATGACGTCATTTGGTTAAAGTTGTcctatttaatcatttataatttttaattattatcaattaaattgtgcttttgttaaattatagacatggaataaaaataaaatttgtttatatcgGGTTAAGaatacaaaagtaaatatttcgcTTGTGGCAAAACCACCTGTGTCATATTACTTTTGGTGCTcaatcggtgaaatatattgcatatcTGAAACTGAAACAACGAAGTATACTCTATGCAAttgatacattattttgaaatcgttTTTGAACTCGTCTTAGTACCTGAATGATTTATAAACTCAACAGTCGAAGAGGCAGACGAGCTAAATGACGAGCCTGCTTTATTTCGAATTAGCATCGATCTGTATGGCAATCATGGTCAAAAGTCGGGCATTGCTATTttacgtgttgttgttttattttaatgtcggGTTGAATATCGATTCCTGacgtgtgtgttttttcaattGCAAACCCTAACTCCTGCGTTGATTAAAATAACGATACTAATATTCCATTCATTCATCATGTGCAATCTTCGTGGATACATTATGGCTCCCATCCGATATTTCAGCTCTTATTGGTTACTTCTGTGCAGCAGAGAACAAGTATGGAACGATATCTTTGGTCGGGCCAGTTTTTGTGAACAGGGAGGTAACCCTGAAAGTAACACCGTTCTACCCTTGGAGATGTGAGGTAGAATGGAAATACATAATGGAAGGTGGCACAcgatttcaaacaatgaatggGCCAAATGTTACAAGATATTCGGAGAATGGGCCATTCTTTTTGAAATGGAAAGCTTTGAATAAATACAACGGATCTGAATTCTACGCCGGATgttcaacaaacacaacaataagAACACGCTTAATACAGTTAAATATGACGGGTAAATAACGACTAACATTTCAAGATATTAACCAATATTATACTTCACACTTATTatcatagtaaaatttaaagtgtttagtacatttttgtttactcatatttttttaattgggtTTTATTTGAAGCCTCTTAGAATTAAGGTGTTAAGGTGTATATTGCGTATTGTTTTTGCTTTCAATTAACATAAGGTAgacaaatgttttgttataataatacattatttccgTTATAATATACAGATATTCCTCGCCAATGTGGGGCTGTCGTTCTTCTTAGCCCGGTTGTTCGCGGCGCCGACGTCAAACTAGGATATTTTCCGTCTGACGCTGCTATATCGCCACATACATTACATAGACGATTATGGAAGAAAAACATCGAAAATATACAGTTTCACAAAGGCCGTCATTATGTAGAGGAAATAGTATCtgaatatttgtacatattaactatattcCATTTTAATGAGAGAGACGAGGGATCATATAGTTTAGAGTGCGATACAGTGGATAGCACGGAACCTGTGCAGCTTTATATTTCAGGTACCTTAATGGTAATACATCGAGAATTCCGGCAATTAGTTTATAATGTATGcttgaaattaaaacatgagtaatataaatgtaacaataataattacataAGCAGTAATGTAAAGTACATTTTCATCAGCAcctgaaaatgttttgttatatgcaaaatgtttttattgagtTGTGTTATTTTTCAGAGCGACCGAGTTATCCAGTCCTCGGTCCACAGTACCCCGACTTTAACACAACAGAATGCATTTATGTGTATGCAGGCTCCGATGTATATTGCAAAACTAACAATGGATCAGAACCCGTTAAAGTATTACTTATACTGGGACATGATTCATTTGTTCTTGCTGAAAGCGAACGGAACAGAGGGTTGTACCGAATCAATAACGTCCATCAACAAATAGCGGGACTGTCAAGACGGAATGTGACATGTCAGGTTTCTAACGCAGCCCTTGAAACACCTTACGAAGTGCATGGCATTCTATGTAACGTAGGTATGCAAGTAGGTTATGCATACTTACAAGCTTTGATTCGTTGATTTGTAGAGGTTAAAATTATTGGATCGTATATGCTATCGATTGCTGTTAActcattgtgttttatttccagAGAAAGGAAGCCTGCCTGTTCTCACAGTTCCCGCATTCCTTCATGGAGAAAGTTCTACATCAATTTGTGAAGTGCGCAATGCTATTCCAGCTCCGGTTATAGAATTTCACATTGGCAACGTCTTGCTAGCAGATGTTCAACAACTCgattcatttaatatatcttCTCATATGTTTACCAGCACAGCAATGATTGCAAACGCTAACAAAACATGGAATGGAAAGCAAATGTGCTGCACCAGGAAAAGCACGTACAGTATTGGTTTTACAGATGTGTCAGTATGCAAAAACATCAGTATGGAAGGTAAGTTAAATCTATATTTGATCGGTTTCGAGGTTGAAtaaagtagttaaatgttagGAACGTATGGCATTCTATCGATCTTACTTTTGTTGAACATGCATTGTATGCAACTGAATATTGAGAACAaattaataatcaaatatacTAAATGGTTCAATTGTACATAATAGTTATGTAAAATGCACCTACATTCGAATTGGTAAACATTGTGGTGCTATAAAAAGCACCTATTTTCACATTGATGTGCATTGAACGCATAACTTGCgccttcatttaaaatggttaacattgtattattatgaaaatgcacctaatttaaagggactagccACCAGATGATCCCAAAATCAACAGATACAGTATTTTCTTAAAGCAAGCCTAAAATTTTCAATACTAGCTAATATGATATCGATAATAAATCACTTAAcatgataacaaatattttgtcattgtcCCAGCTGAGTTTACGCGTTTAATATAGCGCACAGtggtgaaagtcacgtgattagtacacAGATTCATATATCGAcactatttatttaaatttactggtaTTTACGTGGTTGACAAACTCAGTAGATTTTGAATAGTacaaatacgcaaaaactgcgaaagatacatgtggcATAAGCGATGTTAAACATCAGTAAATAAACTTCAATGTACACAACGAATACAATTTtgtgtaagtttttgacaattttcttttttgcaagTATGTTTTCAGGTACGTACTCGATCTTATTTATTGACTTTTGTTCACCTACTAAAGCCGACCCTGACTGATATTTTCATCATATATTTCCATATCTTTCACATCTTTCATTTAAGATGGATGAACACCATTtagtataaatatgttttaatctaCGTTAAAATGTATAGTATCAGTCTTTTTCTCTTACCATTATTGGCAGTTTTAAGCTCAATGACAGAGGGTTTGTATATCCACTTTATAATAATACCGAAACGAGGCACCGATAAAtgaaaatagtattttgttacTTTTGCATCCCTTATTTTTTATGAACTCTTTTTAGCTGGTTAATAATTCTTAACATTCAGTTTGGTTGAGAGAACCAGTTCTTTGAAAGGAAAGCAATGGAAAAATCCACACAGTAAATGtctgtgatttatttttgtgatttataCTCTCTAAATAGGAGACAATTTCCAACTAAATGTCTCTTaacaatgtcaatatatttagatgttttacgGAGTCAATGCAATTCGCAGATAACATGAAGACACGTGAATTAAATGAGATCACTACTTTCAACGTGCTTATTAAGAATGTCTTTAGCAAACTACAAAACTTCATATGCAAATCTGTATGAAGCTCAACCTAATCTGATTGTTGttggctttttttatttaaaatcaaagaaCGTTAGTTggcattatattaaatattagaaATTTTATGAATGCATTAAATGATGGtagaaacaataatataataaaacccttaaaaccaaacaaaagtACGTGTACAGCGAATGTTATCTTTTTGCAGAAGAAACAACCAACCCTGCACTAGCTGTAACCGAACAGTGGCATTCGATTCTTTAC is from Mya arenaria isolate MELC-2E11 chromosome 9, ASM2691426v1 and encodes:
- the LOC128246392 gene encoding uncharacterized protein LOC128246392, yielding MDKYCRYHLISGFALIGYFCAAENKYGTISLVGPVFVNREVTLKVTPFYPWRCEVEWKYIMEGGTRFQTMNGPNVTRYSENGPFFLKWKALNKYNGSEFYAGCSTNTTIRTRLIQLNMTDIPRQCGAVVLLSPVVRGADVKLGYFPSDAAISPHTLHRRLWKKNIENIQFHKGRHYVEEIVSEYLYILTIFHFNERDEGSYSLECDTVDSTEPVQLYISERPSYPVLGPQYPDFNTTECIYVYAGSDVYCKTNNGSEPVKRKEACLFSQFPHSFMEKVLHQFVKCAMLFQLRL